From a region of the Sporosarcina ureilytica genome:
- a CDS encoding patatin-like phospholipase family protein, with product MLIDGVFSGGGLKGFALVGAYSMLEEKGYRFQRVAGTSAGAILASFIAAGYTAKEIEKLLDELDPITLLDPRNTILPIPFMKWIRLYWRLGLYQGKALEKWFFEKLANRGVYSFADLPTGALKLVASDLTNGKMLVLPDDLESYGVSPESFPVARALRMSCGIPFFFEPVKMNVGTGDTIIVDGGVLSNFPMWLFDDGTGKRERPLIGLKLSRSKEEVGGHEISNALHLFEALFSTMKNAHDERYISREHEKDVVFIPVDGFSATQFDLEDETKAELMKIGRERTLQFLRFW from the coding sequence ATGTTAATCGACGGCGTATTTTCCGGTGGAGGATTAAAAGGATTTGCGTTAGTTGGCGCATACAGTATGTTGGAGGAGAAAGGGTATCGTTTTCAGCGAGTTGCGGGAACAAGTGCCGGCGCAATTCTTGCAAGTTTTATCGCTGCAGGATATACAGCAAAAGAAATAGAAAAATTATTAGATGAACTTGATCCAATTACCTTACTCGATCCACGAAATACAATACTGCCTATACCTTTTATGAAATGGATACGACTTTATTGGCGACTTGGACTATATCAAGGAAAGGCGTTAGAAAAATGGTTCTTTGAAAAACTGGCCAACAGGGGTGTCTATTCATTTGCGGATTTACCTACTGGAGCATTAAAGCTAGTCGCATCCGACTTAACGAATGGCAAAATGTTAGTTCTTCCGGATGATTTAGAAAGTTATGGTGTATCGCCAGAAAGTTTTCCAGTTGCACGCGCTTTACGAATGAGTTGCGGCATTCCTTTTTTCTTTGAACCGGTAAAAATGAATGTTGGTACTGGTGACACGATTATTGTGGATGGCGGCGTGTTGAGTAATTTTCCAATGTGGCTATTTGATGACGGTACTGGAAAAAGAGAGCGCCCGCTCATTGGACTAAAATTAAGTAGAAGCAAAGAAGAAGTAGGCGGACATGAAATATCGAATGCTTTACATTTATTTGAGGCGTTATTTTCTACGATGAAAAATGCCCATGATGAACGATATATTTCCCGTGAACACGAGAAGGATGTTGTTTTCATACCCGTTGACGGTTTTAGTGCAACCCAATTTGATTTAGAAGATGAAACGAAAGCGGAACTAATGAAAATCGGAAGAGAACGAACATTACAGTTTTTGAGATTTTGGTAG
- a CDS encoding malate synthase G encodes MENYVQVNDLKVSEILYNFINDEALPNSGIEQADFWVRFSEIIHELTPENKQLLLARETFQKQINNWHKNNQGTIELKQYKDFLEEIGYLESKVEDFKVSTSNVDHEIAHQAGPQLVVPVNNARYALNAANARWGSLYDALYGTDVIPSDNGQETGKQYNPVRGNAVISYAKRFLDNTIPFKDTKHQQIQNYLIENGTVYAHTEDGQTTSLEDPSQFKGFRGLSTNPTALLFINNGLHLEIQINRNHPIGKTDPAGVKDVYLEAALSTIMDCEDSVAAVDAEDKVEVYRNLLGLMKGDLTSSFEKDGQTMTRSLNPDRLYRTPSEEKLELRGRSLIFIRNVGHLMTNPAVLDKHNEEVYEGLLDGVITSLLALHNLDEENTFKNSQHDSIYIVKPKMHGSKEAAFANKLFNRIEDMLGLERHTIKIGLMDEERRTSLNLKACIREVKERIAFINTGFLDRTGDEIHTSMEAGVMIRKNDMKKTTWLKAYEQSNVGVGIDCGLPGHAQIGKGMWAMPDKMAQMLEEKINHPQAGANTAWVPSPTAATLHALHYHQVNVQQVQKKITHSEDIQDAILELPLENNPNWSPEEIQEELDNNAQGILGYVVRWIDQGVGCSKVPDINDIGLMEDRATLRISSQHIVNWLYHGICTEDQVRETMKRMAVVVDEQNKEDALYRPMAPNFDDSIAFQAACELVFEGLNQPNGYTEPILHKRRLEAKDKIHSVLNK; translated from the coding sequence ATGGAAAACTATGTGCAAGTAAATGACCTAAAAGTTTCTGAAATTCTTTATAATTTTATTAACGATGAAGCATTACCAAATTCCGGTATTGAACAAGCAGATTTTTGGGTGCGTTTTAGTGAAATCATTCATGAATTAACGCCAGAAAATAAACAACTATTGTTAGCGCGTGAAACATTCCAAAAGCAAATAAATAATTGGCATAAAAATAATCAAGGCACAATTGAGTTAAAGCAATATAAAGACTTTCTGGAGGAGATTGGCTATTTAGAGTCCAAAGTTGAAGACTTTAAAGTTTCTACTAGCAATGTTGATCATGAAATTGCTCATCAGGCAGGGCCACAACTTGTCGTACCAGTCAACAACGCCCGTTATGCTTTGAATGCTGCGAATGCAAGATGGGGCAGTTTATACGATGCACTTTACGGAACGGATGTTATTCCTAGCGATAATGGGCAAGAAACTGGAAAACAATACAATCCGGTTCGTGGGAATGCAGTGATCTCTTATGCGAAGCGTTTTTTGGATAACACAATTCCTTTTAAGGATACAAAGCATCAGCAAATCCAAAATTATCTTATTGAAAATGGTACAGTCTATGCGCACACAGAAGACGGTCAAACAACTTCTTTAGAAGACCCGTCACAATTTAAAGGTTTTCGAGGCCTTTCTACAAATCCAACTGCTCTCTTATTCATCAATAACGGACTTCATCTAGAAATTCAAATCAATCGCAACCATCCCATTGGAAAAACGGATCCAGCAGGTGTAAAAGATGTTTATTTGGAGGCCGCACTATCAACAATTATGGACTGCGAAGATTCAGTAGCAGCCGTAGATGCGGAAGATAAAGTAGAAGTTTATCGAAATTTGCTAGGCTTAATGAAGGGAGATTTAACTTCATCTTTTGAAAAAGACGGCCAAACGATGACAAGATCTTTAAACCCAGACCGTTTATATAGAACACCTTCAGAAGAAAAGTTGGAATTACGTGGCAGGTCACTAATTTTCATCCGAAATGTCGGTCATTTAATGACAAATCCTGCCGTGCTAGATAAACACAACGAAGAAGTTTATGAAGGATTACTGGATGGTGTCATCACATCTCTTTTAGCGCTTCATAATTTAGACGAGGAAAATACATTTAAAAATTCCCAACATGATTCTATCTATATTGTAAAACCTAAAATGCATGGTTCAAAAGAAGCTGCGTTCGCAAATAAACTATTTAACCGTATAGAGGATATGCTTGGTTTGGAACGACATACGATTAAAATAGGACTCATGGACGAAGAACGCCGTACTTCATTAAACTTAAAAGCTTGTATTCGTGAAGTGAAAGAAAGAATTGCATTTATTAATACGGGCTTCCTAGATCGTACCGGTGATGAGATTCATACATCTATGGAAGCTGGCGTTATGATTCGTAAAAATGACATGAAAAAGACAACTTGGTTAAAAGCTTATGAACAGTCGAATGTTGGCGTAGGAATTGATTGTGGTTTACCTGGTCATGCGCAAATTGGAAAAGGCATGTGGGCAATGCCGGATAAAATGGCACAAATGCTAGAAGAGAAAATTAACCACCCACAAGCTGGAGCAAACACCGCTTGGGTTCCTTCTCCAACTGCAGCAACTTTACACGCGTTACATTACCATCAAGTAAATGTTCAGCAAGTTCAGAAGAAAATTACGCATTCTGAAGACATACAAGATGCCATTTTAGAACTTCCTTTAGAGAATAATCCAAATTGGAGCCCGGAAGAAATTCAAGAAGAACTAGATAATAATGCACAAGGTATTTTAGGTTATGTTGTACGTTGGATTGACCAAGGGGTAGGCTGTTCCAAAGTGCCAGATATTAATGATATAGGGCTTATGGAAGACCGTGCAACATTACGAATTTCCAGTCAGCATATTGTGAATTGGTTATACCACGGCATTTGTACAGAAGACCAGGTACGCGAAACGATGAAGCGAATGGCTGTCGTAGTAGATGAGCAAAATAAAGAGGATGCCTTGTATCGCCCAATGGCACCTAACTTTGACGACTCGATTGCCTTCCAAGCAGCTTGCGAATTGGTTTTTGAAGGATTGAATCAACCGAATGGATATACAGAGCCGATTTTACACAAACGTCGACTTGAAGCAAAAGATAAAATTCATTCAGTATTAAACAAGTAA
- a CDS encoding YhfH family protein: MKNTEMIRMSQEKECPECGERYIEKIESVVYECERCIGRHEE; this comes from the coding sequence ATGAAAAATACTGAAATGATTAGAATGTCTCAGGAAAAAGAATGTCCGGAATGTGGGGAAAGATATATTGAAAAAATTGAATCTGTTGTTTACGAATGTGAACGTTGCATCGGTAGACATGAAGAGTGA
- a CDS encoding MBL fold metallo-hydrolase, translating to MVKQQRVELIDGFDLGIEHRTGIYVINERDLTIVETGPSPSVQHIREGLKQLGRTVADVKYIIVTHIHLDHAGGAGLLLKECPDATVVVHARGARHLAQPERLIAGAKAVYGDKFDALFDPILPIPEERLLIKGEGDTLTIGEACTLQFWDTPGHSNHHLAIYDPVSNGMFTGDTVGIRYEQLIEDGVQLFLPSTSPNQFNAEAMQHAIDRMRAMNLDYLYFGHYGYTTNVEEALNQVEAWLPIFVKEANAVYSEGQDHHALSARLFKKVQNHLQQQNISKDHAVFDIIKLDMDVSSMGLMEYVMKQQAVR from the coding sequence ATGGTCAAACAACAGCGAGTGGAACTAATTGATGGGTTTGATTTAGGAATTGAACATAGAACGGGGATCTATGTCATTAATGAACGCGATTTAACGATTGTTGAAACAGGTCCGAGTCCATCTGTTCAACATATTCGAGAAGGGTTAAAACAACTTGGACGTACTGTAGCTGATGTAAAGTATATTATTGTGACCCACATCCACTTAGATCATGCAGGCGGTGCAGGATTATTATTGAAGGAATGTCCAGATGCAACTGTCGTCGTTCATGCAAGAGGGGCACGTCATTTAGCACAACCTGAAAGACTTATTGCAGGTGCAAAAGCAGTGTATGGAGATAAGTTTGACGCATTATTTGATCCAATTTTGCCAATACCTGAAGAACGCCTTCTCATTAAAGGCGAAGGAGATACATTAACGATTGGGGAAGCATGTACTTTACAGTTTTGGGATACTCCGGGACATTCGAATCACCATCTTGCTATCTATGATCCAGTTAGTAATGGCATGTTTACGGGAGATACAGTCGGGATTCGCTATGAGCAACTTATTGAGGATGGTGTTCAACTTTTCCTTCCTTCTACCTCACCAAACCAATTTAACGCAGAGGCAATGCAACACGCCATTGACCGAATGCGGGCGATGAATCTTGATTATTTATATTTTGGACATTACGGATATACGACCAATGTCGAGGAAGCGTTGAACCAAGTGGAAGCATGGTTACCTATCTTTGTAAAAGAAGCAAATGCTGTCTATTCGGAAGGACAAGATCACCACGCATTAAGTGCTCGTTTATTCAAGAAAGTCCAAAATCATTTACAACAACAAAATATATCGAAAGACCACGCCGTTTTTGACATTATAAAGCTAGATATGGATGTCAGCTCGATGGGATTAATGGAATATGTCATGAAACAGCAAGCGGTTCGATGA
- a CDS encoding LrgB family protein, with translation MQSLLTPFTAISTTVGLFLVMRRVYRRYPFAFFHPMLTTTTLICIGLIIFGIPYADYMKGGKWIEQFLGPCVVALAYPLYNQRKIMMQYKNAILLGISTGLITAMGSIIFFAKLFKVEEEIIYTVIPKSITTPVAIQISETMGGIPSLTAIFVMIAGFSGIIVGPYVMKYTGIESRLGKGLALGSASHALGVAKSTEYGELALSMASVSMTISAIIGSLIGPLLVLFV, from the coding sequence ATGCAAAGCTTATTGACGCCATTTACCGCAATTAGTACGACGGTAGGTTTATTTTTGGTGATGAGGCGAGTATATCGTCGTTATCCATTTGCTTTTTTCCATCCAATGTTAACGACAACGACCCTAATTTGTATAGGGCTAATTATATTCGGCATTCCTTACGCTGATTATATGAAGGGGGGAAAGTGGATTGAACAATTTTTAGGCCCATGTGTGGTTGCACTTGCCTATCCTTTATACAACCAAAGAAAAATTATGATGCAATATAAAAATGCGATTTTACTAGGCATCTCAACCGGCTTAATTACTGCAATGGGGAGCATTATCTTTTTCGCGAAATTGTTTAAAGTTGAAGAAGAAATTATATATACCGTTATTCCTAAGTCAATCACGACACCTGTTGCAATTCAAATCAGTGAGACAATGGGAGGTATTCCCTCTTTAACGGCTATTTTTGTCATGATTGCTGGGTTTAGTGGAATTATTGTAGGTCCCTATGTGATGAAATATACAGGTATTGAAAGTCGACTTGGAAAGGGACTTGCATTGGGCAGTGCATCTCATGCATTAGGTGTTGCAAAATCAACTGAATACGGAGAACTGGCATTATCCATGGCATCTGTTTCGATGACAATCAGTGCAATCATTGGCTCGTTAATTGGCCCGCTTCTCGTTTTGTTCGTATAG
- a CDS encoding CidA/LrgA family holin-like protein, producing MKKILDVPLKKILLIIIQIAGLYLLSALGEFISNILSLSIPGSIIGLLILLIGLYFRIIPESFIKEGAGLLLVILPLFFIPATVGIVQHPEFLSMKGLILILIVMVSTFLTMIVAGRMSEWYEKKNVRGES from the coding sequence ATGAAAAAAATACTAGATGTCCCGCTTAAAAAAATACTTCTTATCATTATCCAAATAGCAGGCTTGTATCTATTAAGTGCATTAGGGGAGTTTATTTCTAATATTTTAAGCTTATCGATACCTGGAAGTATTATTGGTCTACTAATATTATTGATCGGATTATATTTTCGTATCATACCCGAATCATTTATTAAGGAAGGGGCAGGGTTATTATTAGTTATTTTACCACTTTTCTTCATTCCAGCTACTGTTGGGATTGTCCAACACCCTGAATTTCTTTCGATGAAAGGACTTATCCTTATACTTATCGTCATGGTCAGTACCTTCCTAACGATGATTGTCGCGGGACGAATGAGTGAATGGTATGAAAAGAAGAATGTAAGGGGGGAATCCTAG
- a CDS encoding FAS1-like dehydratase domain-containing protein: protein MTLTVGDVLKFERKFTNEDVALFTNLSGDEGNHHTHPDELGRVVVQGLLTATLPTKIGGDNNVLARTMNFEFLRPVFTGDTIVCEVTIDEFVEKKPNRMSISTSFSCTNQEEKLVLQGTFSGVIRLTTAG, encoded by the coding sequence TTGACTTTAACAGTTGGGGACGTTCTGAAATTTGAACGAAAATTTACAAATGAAGATGTTGCCTTGTTTACAAACTTATCAGGAGATGAGGGGAACCATCATACGCATCCTGATGAACTTGGAAGAGTCGTTGTGCAAGGCTTACTAACGGCTACATTACCGACCAAAATAGGCGGAGATAATAACGTGCTTGCGCGAACGATGAACTTTGAATTTTTAAGACCAGTTTTCACGGGAGACACAATCGTTTGCGAAGTGACGATTGACGAGTTCGTGGAAAAGAAACCGAATAGAATGTCAATCTCTACTTCATTTTCCTGTACGAATCAAGAGGAGAAACTCGTTTTACAAGGTACTTTTTCAGGCGTCATACGATTGACTACTGCTGGATGA
- a CDS encoding methyl-accepting chemotaxis protein, producing MKNTLTFQLGAIIVGIMVAMLAITSFATYKTAYDKLYDAAGVEAYGCANITTGLIEPGDIIKIKNGDANTMEAVGKQLNWTTAHKDIFETQYITDLEGNLLAMDDNLKARGVELGDAIPLDEDAISTLLETKHPTYSKPYEFAGIERLSGYAPIFENHDSSGDVIAISVIDFNNAIVSERTWEVVRNGLLISLIPMVIAASITIYLIRRKTSQISSLINHAREIADGNLAIEDTVVNSRDEIGDLARTLNMMTANLRTIIGTMKSTAVQLSKNSSETAMSLNEMHDALQQVAGNMSDVTISISNGTANAEHASTILGTLADNIQASKVTADGSVENSKATMQVAEEGQQRANEINEDMEKIRLASVDSGNTIQNLIESTKKIQDITSTIAGIAAQTNLLALNASIEAARAGEHGQGFAVVAEEVRNLAEQSNSEVLEVEKLVADITSHIQQVVSSTEESTALIESGTHTVRLTAESLSQVAQAVSETVDEISSISASTTIEAESSEQVVQLITELTREIHTIEDMSMNISAATEETTASIDEVTNRSMETNDLALQLEEVVSRFKL from the coding sequence TTGAAAAACACATTAACATTTCAGTTAGGCGCCATAATTGTTGGAATCATGGTTGCGATGTTAGCGATTACTTCTTTCGCTACCTATAAAACAGCTTATGATAAATTATATGACGCGGCTGGAGTAGAAGCATATGGATGTGCGAACATCACGACAGGATTAATTGAACCCGGTGACATTATTAAAATTAAAAATGGTGATGCAAATACGATGGAAGCAGTGGGGAAGCAATTAAACTGGACGACTGCACATAAAGATATCTTTGAAACGCAATACATCACCGACTTAGAAGGTAATCTTCTTGCTATGGATGATAACTTAAAGGCAAGAGGAGTAGAACTAGGAGATGCTATTCCATTAGATGAAGATGCGATTTCTACATTATTAGAAACGAAGCATCCGACTTATTCGAAACCTTATGAATTTGCAGGAATAGAGCGCTTATCAGGCTATGCACCGATTTTTGAAAATCATGATTCATCAGGTGATGTGATTGCCATTAGTGTAATCGATTTTAATAATGCAATTGTATCAGAAAGAACTTGGGAAGTTGTTCGAAATGGGCTGTTAATTAGTTTAATTCCTATGGTGATCGCAGCGAGTATTACGATTTACTTAATTAGACGTAAAACAAGTCAAATTTCTTCGCTCATTAACCATGCAAGAGAAATTGCAGATGGAAATCTAGCGATTGAAGATACTGTTGTGAATAGTCGAGATGAAATTGGCGATTTAGCGCGTACGTTAAATATGATGACGGCTAATTTGCGTACGATTATCGGAACGATGAAATCAACGGCAGTTCAATTGTCAAAGAATTCATCGGAAACGGCAATGTCTTTAAATGAAATGCACGATGCACTTCAGCAAGTTGCTGGTAATATGAGCGACGTCACAATTTCAATTTCAAATGGAACTGCGAATGCTGAACATGCTTCAACAATTCTAGGGACATTGGCAGATAATATTCAAGCTTCTAAAGTGACGGCGGATGGGTCTGTAGAAAATTCTAAAGCAACGATGCAAGTAGCAGAAGAAGGTCAACAAAGAGCAAATGAAATTAACGAAGATATGGAAAAAATACGTCTTGCATCGGTTGACTCTGGAAATACGATTCAAAATCTGATCGAGTCTACAAAAAAAATCCAAGACATTACGAGTACAATCGCTGGCATTGCTGCACAAACAAACTTATTGGCATTGAATGCATCGATTGAGGCAGCACGAGCGGGAGAACATGGTCAAGGGTTTGCGGTAGTTGCTGAAGAAGTTAGAAATCTCGCTGAACAATCAAATAGCGAAGTACTTGAGGTTGAAAAACTAGTTGCTGATATTACATCACACATACAACAAGTTGTATCGTCAACAGAAGAAAGTACAGCGCTTATTGAATCAGGTACGCATACGGTTCGTTTAACTGCTGAATCGCTCAGTCAAGTTGCTCAGGCAGTTTCTGAAACTGTAGATGAAATCAGTTCAATCTCTGCTTCGACAACAATAGAAGCAGAAAGTTCGGAACAAGTTGTTCAGTTGATTACAGAATTGACACGTGAAATTCATACCATTGAAGATATGTCGATGAATATTTCAGCAGCAACAGAAGAAACAACGGCCTCTATTGATGAAGTGACAAATCGTTCTATGGAAACAAATGATTTGGCGTTACAATTGGAGGAAGTTGTAAGCCGTTTCAAACTATAA